One segment of Neodiprion fabricii isolate iyNeoFabr1 chromosome 1, iyNeoFabr1.1, whole genome shotgun sequence DNA contains the following:
- the LOC124187870 gene encoding uncharacterized protein LOC124187870 produces MSDINGDFVRTNRNIKRKRRHCATRRVLDGKSVHKTFVPGANSSAKYLAEKLAQEALDSKEMQDTIKHLTSLEGGRQQHQVSRSTTARSKDQKKRRDREHRKRMRHRKGDRKHRHPNHRLKRNGSKKESSKTMRLKKNSKLITEGERSGFGKKSSLHQSLTRRIRRGHRIGKKTKNFRRTSGDNLHSVNNEDWKTVEELMNSGSVHGKYTNTAVLRQTGNGRGVVPRSGMIAQLMLTTTRDPTKKKPGDQGVEYSEYYNDNDNDSPVAIGSPTKLDEAAKDLAGGRSRSIREVPDDNLLRQDYDGSSDDKMSSEDIERSKGNGQKSVKVIEEPLNSMEYVDSTYGSLQVNRVAENERMPQYLTNYNYISDKGVQIPVGALQIPYHPLSNPSADPSAVGQPIAKQFSSDEQGMLNKNFLITTVNPIPFMSNAQLPASGQLEILDSDALSQLPQPNFAEGEQFAASTGSRSSRSSTDSVTFTSGLATLGASTSVAPVPKLRMTPVSVGTNAASSRLRSVRPAAEVAYLSYHDGVEDIQGLDQIEAAASREVVPKNGTAEKDISRNTSSTKLDARTSATSTPSHLNDPKNNSNSNVVNGVSNVTLPAASSLASFNPKPCTPEPANVTLKTNETKAVASQILSEIIDELEELKLENPKDEQKEGLPCRLTGSWVTTRAGVRIDMEVTNHSVKASLDHLTPPSVSEGLLNVTWNVTGFAPFKLGGPFTLLATDNHTKTLAVFVGACKVCQGIDTIEGSWVVSREPRDCRDFQMSNSIFNEIFRRTRLFSAIKEKQMKHDAVSLNTTTTPGSNSSISESTSPGHERLVDLSKLHNQTTPSVYGTK; encoded by the exons ATGTCGGATATCAACGGGGACTTCGTCCGGACGAACCGGAATATCAAACGTAAGCGGCGTCATTGCGCCACGCGGAGAGTGTTGGACGGAAAAAGTGTCCATAAAACGTTTGTTCCCGGGGCGAATTCCTCCGCGAAGTACCTCGCTGAGAAACTAGCACAAGAAGCTCTCGACTCGAAGGAGATGCAGGATACTATTAAGCACTTGACCTCGTTGGAGGGCGGTCGTCAACAACACCAAGTGTCAAGAAGCACGACCGCAAGGAGCAAGGATCAGAAAAAGCGCAGGGACCGGGAACACCGGAAGCGCATGAGACACCGGAAAGGGGATCGGAAACACCGGCACCCGAACCATCGTTTGAAAAGGAACGGTTCAAAA AAAGAATCCTCAAAGACGATGCGTTTAAAGAAGAATAGCAAACTTATAACCGAGGGGGAACGTAGCGGGTTCGGGAAGAAAAGTAGTTTGCACCAGTCACTTACTCGTCGAATAAGAAGGGGCCATCGGATAGGGAAGAAGACGAAAAACTTTCGTAGAACGTCAGGGGATAATCTCCACTCGGTTAACAATGAAGATTGGAAGACTGTCGAAGAACTAATGAACTCTGGGTCTGTACACGGAAAATATACAAACACCGCGGTTTTACGACAAACTGGTAATGGGAGAGGCGTCGTTCCCAGGAGCGGTATGATCGCCCAACTTATGCTAACGACAACTCGCGACCCGACTAAGAAAAAGCCGGGTGATCAGGGTGTTGAATATTCTGAATACTATAACGACAATGACAATGATTCGCCAGTGGCTATCGGATCTCCTACTAAACTGGACGAGGCTGCGAAGGACTTGGCGGGAGGACGAAGCAGATCGATTCGGGAGGTGCCGGACGACAATCTTCTTCGTCAAGATTACGACGGTTCTTCGGATGATAAAATGTCCTCAGAGGACATCGAAAGGTCCAAAGGAAATGGCCAAAAATCCGTGAAAGTTATAGAAGAACCACTGAACTCCATGGAGTATGTAGACAGCACTTATGGGTCACTGCAGGTGAACCGTGTCGCAGAGAACGAGAGAATGCCTCAGTACTTGaccaattataattatatttctgATAAGGGAGTGCAGATACCGGTTGGGGCGTTACAGATCCCGTATCATCCGCTAAGTAACCCTTCAGCAGATCCTTCAGCAGTGGGACAACCGATAGCGAAACAATTCTCGTCGGACGAGCAGGGGATgctcaacaaaaattttctcataacaACGGTGAATCCAATTCCGTTCATGAGCAATGCGCAGTTACCTGCTTCCGGTCAACTTGAGATCCTCGATAGTGACGCGTTGTCTCAATTGCCGCAGCCAAACTTCGCCGAAG GTGAACAGTTTGCTGCTTCCACCGGCTCGAGATCCAGCAGGTCCAGTACTGATTCTGTGACTTTCACTTCTGGTTTGGCGACTCTTGGCGCAAGTACATCCGTAGCACCAGTGCCGAAGTTGAGGATGACACCTGTGTCGGTTGGCACCAATGCGGCGTCTTCTAGACTTCGAAGCGTTAGACCAGCTGCGGAAGTTGCGTATTTAAGTTACCACGATGGAGTTGAGGACATTCAAGGTCTGGATCAAATTGAAGCAGCAGCATCTCGGGAAGTTGTACCAAAAAATGGCACTGCTGAAAAGGATATAAGTAGAAATACCAGTTCCACGAAATTAGACGCCCGCACATCTGCGACGTCGACTCCGTCACATTTGAACGATCCAAAAAATAACAGCAATAGTAACGTTGTTAATGGTGTGAGTAACGTCACATTGCCTGCCGCGTCATCTCTGGCTTCATTCAATCCCAAACCCTGCACTCCAGAGCCAGCAAACGTAACGTTGAAAACAAATGAGACGAAGGCAGTCGCTAGCCAGATACTCAGTGAAATCATAGACGAGCTGGAAGAATTGAAGTTAGAAAATCCAAAAGATGAGCAAAAGGAAG GCTTACCATGCAGACTGACAGGGTCCTGGGTGACCACGAGAGCGGGCGTTCGAATTGACATGGAAGTGACGAATCACAGCGTGAAAGCCTCTCTTGACCATCTTACGCCACCATCGGTCTCTGAAGGCCTTCTGAACGTAACTTGGAACGTGACTGGTTTTGCACCTTTCAAACTGGGAGGTCCTTTCACTCTGTTAGCAACAGATAATCACACCAAAACGCTCGCTGTCTTTGTCG GGGCATGCAAGGTTTGCCAAGGTATCGACACTATAGAAGGATCATGGGTAGTTTCACGGGAGCCAAGGGATTGCCGAGACTTTCAAATGTCGAACagtattttcaacgaaattttcagACGAACGCGTCTTTTCTCGGCgataaaagagaaacaaatGAAACACGATGCGGTATCTTTGAACACGACTACTACCCCGGGTAGTAATTCCTCGATATCAGAGAGTACAAGTCCTGGACACGAAAGGCTGGTCGATTTGAGCAAACTCCACAATCAAACTACGCCATCAGTTTACGGAACGAAATGA